Proteins encoded within one genomic window of Ideonella dechloratans:
- a CDS encoding RnfH family protein, whose translation MAPAEVPAMLDIEVAYSPAPRQVDRVALTLPAGSTVAQALQASGLLARHGLSLDGSLSVGVWMKARPLETVLRPNDRVEIWRALMVDPKEARRQRYRKQKVDKAG comes from the coding sequence ATGGCCCCCGCTGAGGTGCCTGCGATGCTGGACATCGAGGTGGCCTACAGCCCGGCGCCGCGCCAGGTCGACCGGGTGGCACTGACGCTGCCGGCGGGCAGCACCGTCGCCCAGGCCCTGCAGGCCAGCGGGCTGCTGGCGCGCCATGGCCTGTCTCTGGACGGTTCGCTGTCGGTGGGCGTGTGGATGAAAGCCCGTCCCCTGGAGACGGTGTTGCGCCCGAATGATCGGGTGGAGATCTGGCGTGCACTCATGGTGGACCCGAAGGAGGCGCGCCGCCAGCGCTACCGCAAGCAGAAGGTGGACAAGGCCGGCTGA
- a CDS encoding 2'-5' RNA ligase family protein has translation MSGQLSLMGFEAPPAAPRNDRLFFALQPSVAACEQITALGKALCETHGLHSKLIAPERLHITLHHLGDHAGVPAEVVEAAGRAAARMACPPFEVVLDHAMSFRMRRDKAPFVLRSAEGQDGALMNFQRELGLAMAREGLGHLVDARFTPHVTLSYAPRELPESPVEPLRWTVREFVLIHSLLGKGEHRVLARWPLSGATHG, from the coding sequence TTGTCCGGCCAGTTGTCGCTGATGGGCTTCGAGGCGCCTCCGGCTGCGCCGAGGAATGATCGACTGTTCTTCGCCTTGCAGCCCTCGGTGGCGGCCTGCGAGCAGATCACCGCACTCGGCAAGGCGCTGTGCGAGACGCACGGCCTGCACAGCAAACTGATTGCGCCGGAGCGGCTGCACATCACGCTGCACCATCTGGGCGACCATGCCGGTGTGCCTGCTGAGGTGGTGGAGGCCGCGGGCCGCGCGGCCGCACGCATGGCCTGCCCGCCCTTCGAGGTGGTGCTGGACCACGCGATGAGCTTTCGCATGCGGCGCGACAAGGCCCCGTTCGTCCTTCGGTCGGCCGAAGGTCAGGACGGCGCCCTGATGAACTTCCAGCGTGAGCTGGGGCTGGCCATGGCCCGTGAGGGCCTGGGGCATTTGGTGGATGCTCGCTTCACCCCGCATGTGACGCTCAGCTACGCGCCGCGCGAGCTGCCGGAATCGCCGGTCGAACCGCTGCGGTGGACGGTGCGGGAGTTCGTGCTGATCCATAGCCTGTTGGGCAAGGGCGAGCATCGTGTGTTGGCGCGTTGGCCCTTGTCGGGCGCAACCCACGGCTGA
- the guaB gene encoding IMP dehydrogenase — protein sequence MRLLGKALTFDDVLLVPAFSQVLPRDTSLATHFSRNIVLNLPLVSAAMDTVTEARLAITIAQEGGMGIVHKNLTPKQQATEVARVKRYESGLLKDPITISPETRVHEVKALSAQHGISGFPVIDAGKVVGIVTGRDLRFETRLDVPVREIMTPRERLVTVKEGASLAEAKELMHKHKLERVLVVNDAFELRGLFTVKDITKQTTFPNAARDSHGKLRVGAAVGVGEGTEERVELLVKAGVDALIVDTAHGHSAGVIERVRWVKRNYPQVEVVGGNIATGAAALALVEAGADAVKVGIGPGSICTTRIVAGVGVPQIMAIDSVATALKGTGVPLIADGGIRYSGDIAKAIAAGASTVMMGGMFAGTEEAPGEVILYQGRSYKSYRGMGSIGAMKAGSADRYFQENDETTNPNADKLVPEGIEGRVPYKGSLVSIIYQMAGGLRASMGYCGCATIDEMRDRAEFVEITAAGIRESHVHDVQITKEAPNYRAE from the coding sequence ATGCGCCTTCTTGGCAAAGCGCTGACCTTCGACGATGTGTTGCTGGTCCCCGCGTTCTCTCAAGTGCTGCCGCGCGACACCTCGCTGGCAACCCATTTCTCCCGCAACATCGTCCTGAACCTGCCGCTCGTGTCGGCAGCGATGGACACGGTGACCGAGGCCCGCTTGGCGATCACGATCGCCCAGGAAGGTGGCATGGGCATCGTGCACAAGAACCTTACGCCCAAGCAGCAGGCGACCGAGGTGGCGCGGGTCAAGCGCTATGAATCCGGTCTGCTGAAGGACCCCATCACCATCTCGCCCGAGACCCGGGTGCACGAGGTGAAGGCCCTGTCTGCACAGCATGGCATTTCCGGCTTCCCGGTGATCGACGCTGGCAAGGTGGTCGGCATCGTGACCGGCCGCGATCTGCGCTTCGAGACGCGCCTGGATGTGCCGGTGCGCGAGATCATGACGCCCCGCGAGCGCCTTGTCACGGTGAAGGAAGGCGCATCCCTGGCCGAGGCCAAGGAACTGATGCACAAGCACAAGCTCGAGCGCGTGCTGGTCGTCAACGATGCCTTCGAACTGCGTGGCCTGTTCACCGTGAAGGACATCACCAAGCAGACCACCTTCCCGAACGCGGCCCGTGACTCTCACGGCAAGCTGCGCGTGGGTGCGGCGGTGGGCGTGGGTGAGGGGACCGAAGAGCGCGTCGAGTTGCTGGTCAAGGCCGGTGTCGACGCGCTGATCGTGGACACCGCTCATGGCCACTCGGCCGGCGTGATCGAGCGGGTGCGCTGGGTCAAACGCAACTATCCGCAGGTCGAGGTGGTGGGCGGCAACATCGCCACCGGCGCCGCGGCGCTGGCGCTTGTCGAGGCGGGCGCCGATGCGGTCAAGGTCGGCATCGGCCCGGGCTCCATCTGCACCACCCGCATCGTGGCCGGCGTGGGCGTGCCCCAGATCATGGCCATCGACAGCGTGGCCACCGCGCTCAAGGGCACCGGCGTGCCGCTGATCGCCGACGGTGGCATCCGCTACTCGGGTGACATCGCCAAGGCCATCGCCGCCGGTGCCAGCACCGTGATGATGGGCGGCATGTTCGCCGGCACCGAGGAAGCGCCGGGCGAGGTCATCCTCTACCAGGGCCGCAGCTACAAGAGCTACCGCGGCATGGGCTCGATCGGGGCGATGAAGGCCGGTTCGGCCGACCGCTACTTCCAGGAAAACGACGAAACCACCAACCCCAATGCCGACAAACTGGTGCCCGAGGGCATCGAAGGCCGGGTGCCCTACAAGGGCTCGCTGGTTTCGATCATCTACCAGATGGCCGGCGGACTGAGGGCTTCGATGGGCTATTGCGGTTGTGCCACCATCGACGAGATGCGCGACCGCGCCGAGTTCGTCGAGATCACGGCGGCCGGCATCCGCGAAAGCCACGTGCACGATGTGCAGATCACCAAGGAAGCGCCCAACTACCGGGCGGAGTGA
- the pip gene encoding prolyl aminopeptidase, protein MSRSTRTLDDILYPPLEPLRSGHLQVDGRHSLYWETSGNPAGIPVIFVHGGPGAGTSPRSRRYFDPARYHIVLLDQRGSGQSTPLGDCQDNSTDRLIADFEQLREMLGIERWLVFGGSWGSTLSLAYAQAHPQRCLGLVLRGIWLGTQEEIDWWLYGVRNIFPREWEAFAGFIPEAERGDLLGAYQRRLTHTDPAVYLPAARAWARYEGACIYLRPQPESVAAMTDDTAALGMGRLEAHYFAHQAFLRPGQLLDGVPAIRHLPAIIVHGRYDVICPVRYAHALADAWPQARLVVVPDAGHSSYEPGIAAELVAATDRFAATGRLV, encoded by the coding sequence ATGAGCCGCAGCACCCGCACCCTGGACGACATCCTCTACCCGCCGCTGGAGCCGCTGCGCAGCGGCCATCTGCAGGTCGATGGCCGCCACAGCCTCTACTGGGAGACCAGCGGCAACCCCGCCGGCATCCCGGTCATCTTCGTGCACGGCGGCCCCGGCGCGGGCACCTCGCCGCGCAGCCGCCGCTACTTCGATCCGGCCCGCTACCACATCGTCCTGCTGGACCAGCGCGGCTCGGGCCAGTCCACCCCGCTGGGCGACTGCCAGGACAACAGCACCGATCGGCTGATCGCCGACTTCGAGCAGCTGCGCGAGATGCTGGGCATCGAGCGCTGGCTGGTCTTCGGCGGCTCCTGGGGCTCCACCCTGTCGCTGGCCTATGCGCAGGCCCATCCTCAGCGCTGCCTGGGCCTGGTGCTGCGGGGCATCTGGCTGGGCACGCAGGAAGAGATCGACTGGTGGCTCTATGGGGTGCGCAACATTTTCCCGAGGGAATGGGAAGCCTTCGCCGGCTTCATCCCCGAGGCCGAGCGCGGCGACCTGCTGGGCGCCTACCAGCGCCGCCTGACCCACACCGACCCCGCGGTCTACCTGCCGGCGGCCCGCGCCTGGGCCCGCTACGAAGGCGCCTGCATCTACCTGCGCCCGCAGCCCGAGTCGGTGGCCGCCATGACGGACGACACCGCGGCGCTGGGCATGGGCCGGCTGGAGGCGCACTACTTCGCCCACCAGGCCTTTCTGCGGCCCGGGCAGTTGCTCGACGGTGTGCCGGCCATCCGGCACCTGCCGGCCATCATCGTGCACGGCCGCTACGACGTGATCTGCCCGGTGCGCTACGCCCACGCCCTGGCCGACGCCTGGCCGCAGGCGCGGCTGGTGGTCGTGCCCGATGCCGGGCACTCGTCCTACGAGCCCGGCATCGCTGCCGAGCTTGTGGCCGCCACCGACCGCTTCGCGGCCACCGGCCGGCTGGTCTGA
- a CDS encoding type II toxin-antitoxin system RatA family toxin codes for MKHVKKSVLLWYTPAEMYRLVTDVPAYPQFLPWCERGEILETREDGVTAKVHLHYAGVRHAFTTRNTHQPDRQVLMRLVDGPFSMLEGSWDFLPLGSTQEPPKACKVEFDLRYAFSSRPLELVLSPVFDRVANTFVESFVKRAEQVYGPR; via the coding sequence ATGAAGCACGTCAAGAAGTCCGTCCTGCTCTGGTACACCCCGGCCGAGATGTACCGCCTGGTGACCGATGTGCCGGCCTACCCGCAGTTCCTGCCCTGGTGTGAACGGGGCGAGATCCTGGAGACGCGTGAGGACGGCGTGACGGCCAAGGTGCACCTGCACTATGCCGGCGTGCGCCACGCCTTCACCACCCGCAACACCCACCAGCCCGACCGGCAGGTGCTGATGCGTCTGGTGGATGGGCCGTTCTCGATGCTCGAAGGCTCCTGGGACTTCCTGCCGCTGGGTTCGACGCAGGAGCCGCCCAAGGCCTGCAAGGTCGAATTCGACCTGCGCTATGCCTTCTCCAGCCGGCCGCTGGAGCTGGTGCTGAGCCCTGTGTTCGACCGGGTGGCCAACACCTTTGTCGAGTCCTTCGTGAAGCGCGCGGAGCAGGTCTATGGCCCCCGCTGA
- a CDS encoding LysR substrate-binding domain-containing protein: MEYARDVHPPRLTPAGEIVHRRALTLLAEQDDLLAELNALRGLQRGELRLGLPPIGSSQLFAPVFATFRARYPGIDIRLVEHGSKRLEEVLRAGEIDLAGLLAPVPAEFDFKLVRQEPIVVLIAASHPLSQASELELAQLSALPFVLFESGFALNPIILEACQQVGFTPHVAARTSQIDFMIELVAAGLGIGFLPRMMAEQRRHSGVRTVGLTAPALTWHMALAWRRGAYLSHAAQAWLDLIEPAR; the protein is encoded by the coding sequence GTGGAATACGCACGCGACGTGCACCCGCCGCGCCTCACCCCGGCGGGAGAGATCGTGCATCGGCGCGCCCTCACCCTGCTGGCTGAGCAGGACGATCTGTTGGCCGAACTCAATGCCCTGCGGGGGCTGCAGCGGGGTGAACTCCGCCTGGGCCTGCCCCCCATCGGCAGCAGCCAGCTCTTTGCGCCGGTGTTTGCCACGTTCCGGGCCCGCTATCCCGGCATCGACATCCGGCTGGTGGAGCACGGCTCCAAGCGGCTGGAAGAGGTGCTGCGGGCCGGCGAGATCGATTTGGCCGGCCTGCTCGCGCCGGTGCCCGCCGAGTTCGATTTCAAGCTGGTGCGCCAGGAACCCATCGTGGTCCTGATCGCGGCGTCCCATCCTCTGAGTCAGGCCTCAGAGCTTGAACTGGCCCAACTCTCGGCCCTGCCCTTCGTGCTGTTCGAGTCGGGCTTCGCGCTCAACCCGATCATTCTGGAGGCCTGTCAACAGGTTGGCTTCACCCCCCATGTGGCGGCCCGCACCAGCCAGATCGACTTCATGATCGAACTGGTGGCCGCCGGACTGGGCATCGGCTTCCTGCCCCGGATGATGGCCGAGCAACGGCGTCACAGCGGCGTGCGCACGGTCGGCCTCACCGCCCCGGCGCTGACCTGGCACATGGCGCTGGCCTGGCGGCGCGGGGCCTATCTGTCCCATGCGGCCCAGGCCTGGCTGGATCTGATCGAACCCGCGCGCTGA
- a CDS encoding DUF4124 domain-containing protein: MTLSRLCLLGLLALAATAASAQSIWKWRDRDGHVMVSDRPPGAEIPDRDILQRPSVAHVAPASSDGAALPASAASTGMDRDLEARKNKLVQAQAAAKEAKANAAKDRLAAEKAQNCQRARNQLQMLQSGVRMARANDKGEREFLDDKARADEIARTQQLISANCE, encoded by the coding sequence ATGACGCTGTCCCGCCTTTGCCTGTTGGGCCTGCTGGCCCTCGCCGCCACGGCCGCCTCGGCCCAGTCCATCTGGAAGTGGCGCGACCGGGACGGCCATGTGATGGTCAGCGACCGGCCGCCAGGCGCCGAGATCCCGGACAGGGACATCCTGCAGCGCCCCAGCGTCGCACATGTGGCCCCCGCTTCGTCCGATGGCGCCGCCCTGCCCGCCTCCGCGGCCTCGACAGGCATGGACAGAGATCTGGAGGCCCGCAAGAACAAGCTGGTGCAGGCCCAAGCCGCCGCCAAGGAAGCCAAGGCCAATGCGGCCAAGGACCGTCTGGCCGCGGAGAAGGCCCAGAACTGCCAGCGCGCGCGCAACCAGCTGCAGATGCTGCAGAGCGGCGTGCGCATGGCCCGCGCCAACGACAAGGGCGAGCGCGAGTTCCTGGACGACAAGGCGCGTGCCGACGAGATCGCCCGCACCCAGCAACTGATCAGCGCCAACTGCGAGTGA
- the smpB gene encoding SsrA-binding protein SmpB codes for MSALIAENRRARFEYHIEEQFEAGVVLEGWEVKAIRAGQVQLTDGYVVIRDGELYLIGCRINALRSASTHVHPEADRTKKLLMHKEQIKRLVGKVEQRGFTLVPLNLHYKAGRVKAEIALAKGKAQHDKRETEKKRDWEREKGRLMRHKVSGPAKD; via the coding sequence ATGTCCGCCCTGATCGCAGAAAACCGCCGCGCCCGTTTCGAATACCACATCGAAGAGCAATTCGAGGCCGGTGTGGTGCTGGAAGGCTGGGAGGTCAAGGCCATCCGCGCCGGCCAGGTGCAGCTCACCGACGGCTACGTGGTGATCCGCGACGGCGAGCTCTACCTGATCGGTTGCCGCATCAATGCGCTGCGCAGCGCCTCCACCCACGTGCACCCGGAGGCCGACCGCACCAAGAAGCTGCTGATGCACAAGGAGCAGATCAAGCGCCTGGTGGGCAAGGTGGAACAGCGCGGCTTCACCCTGGTGCCGCTGAACCTGCACTACAAGGCCGGCCGCGTGAAGGCCGAGATCGCACTGGCCAAGGGCAAGGCCCAGCACGACAAGCGCGAGACCGAGAAGAAGCGCGACTGGGAACGCGAGAAGGGCCGGCTGATGCGCCACAAGGTCTCCGGCCCGGCCAAGGACTGA
- a CDS encoding NAD(P)/FAD-dependent oxidoreductase has product MTLPSTSDPRAAAQAVLDALNQGLAAEKSEAVAGLFADESYWRDLVLFTWNLKTMEGPAQITEMLRHQLSPALPVRFELDPKETVEEAGGVVSAWLTIDTSLARGTGHLRLKNGRIWTLLTTMQELKGFEEPLGLRRPKGAEHGIHKHRQTWLEKREQEAAELGRSTQPYVLVIGGGQGGIALGARLRQLGVPHIVIDTHERPGDQWRGRYKSLCLHDPVWYDHLPYLPFPDNWPVFAPKDKIGDWLEMYTKVMEVNYWPSTRATQARWNETTQAWEVTVQRNGETLVLRPQQLVFATGMSGKPNIPKIKGQDVFRGEQQHSSQHPGPDAYRGKKVVVIGANNSAHDICAALWEHEADVTMVQRSSTHIVRSDSLMEIGLGALYSEQAVANGVSTRKADLIFASLPYRIMADFQKPLYDQIRERDADFYRALEKAGFMLDFGDDGSGLFMKYLRRASGYYIDVGACDLVIDGSIKLQSGKGISHLSETAVVLDDGTELPADLVVYATGYGSMNGWVADLISPEVADRVGKVWGLGSATTKDPGPWEGEQRNMWKPTQQPGLWFHGGNLHQSRHYSLYLALQLKARMEGLPVSVYGLQAVHHTR; this is encoded by the coding sequence ATGACCCTTCCTTCCACCTCCGATCCCCGGGCCGCAGCACAGGCGGTGCTGGACGCGCTCAACCAGGGCCTGGCCGCCGAGAAGAGCGAGGCCGTGGCCGGCCTCTTCGCCGACGAGAGCTACTGGCGCGACCTGGTGCTCTTCACCTGGAACCTGAAGACGATGGAGGGACCGGCGCAGATCACCGAGATGCTGCGCCACCAGCTCAGCCCGGCCCTGCCGGTGCGCTTCGAGCTCGATCCGAAGGAGACGGTGGAGGAGGCTGGGGGCGTGGTCTCGGCCTGGCTGACCATCGACACCAGTCTGGCCCGGGGCACCGGCCACCTGCGCCTGAAGAACGGCCGCATCTGGACCCTGTTGACCACCATGCAGGAGCTCAAGGGCTTCGAGGAGCCGCTGGGCCTGCGCCGGCCCAAGGGGGCCGAGCACGGCATCCACAAGCACCGCCAGACCTGGCTGGAGAAGCGCGAGCAGGAGGCCGCCGAGCTGGGGCGCAGCACGCAGCCCTATGTGCTGGTGATCGGGGGCGGGCAGGGCGGCATCGCCCTGGGCGCGCGGCTGCGCCAGCTGGGTGTGCCGCACATCGTGATCGACACCCATGAACGCCCGGGCGACCAATGGCGCGGGCGCTACAAGTCGCTGTGCCTGCACGACCCGGTCTGGTACGACCACCTGCCGTACCTGCCGTTTCCGGACAACTGGCCGGTGTTCGCGCCCAAGGACAAGATCGGCGACTGGCTGGAGATGTACACCAAGGTCATGGAGGTCAACTACTGGCCGTCCACCCGGGCGACGCAGGCGCGCTGGAACGAGACCACCCAGGCCTGGGAGGTGACGGTGCAGCGCAACGGCGAGACCCTGGTGCTGCGGCCCCAGCAGCTGGTGTTCGCCACCGGCATGTCCGGCAAGCCCAACATCCCGAAGATCAAGGGGCAGGACGTGTTCCGCGGCGAGCAGCAGCACTCCTCGCAACACCCGGGGCCGGACGCCTACCGCGGCAAGAAGGTGGTGGTGATCGGGGCCAACAACTCGGCGCACGACATCTGCGCCGCGCTGTGGGAGCACGAGGCCGACGTCACCATGGTGCAGCGTTCGTCCACCCACATCGTGCGTTCGGACTCGCTGATGGAGATCGGCCTCGGCGCCTTGTATTCGGAGCAGGCCGTGGCCAACGGGGTCAGCACCCGCAAGGCGGACCTGATCTTCGCCTCGCTGCCCTACCGCATCATGGCCGACTTCCAGAAGCCGCTGTACGACCAGATTCGCGAGCGGGATGCGGACTTCTACCGTGCGCTGGAGAAGGCCGGCTTCATGCTGGACTTCGGCGACGATGGCTCGGGCCTGTTCATGAAGTACCTGCGCCGCGCCTCGGGCTACTACATCGACGTGGGGGCTTGCGACCTGGTCATCGACGGCAGCATCAAGCTGCAGTCGGGCAAGGGCATCAGCCACCTCAGCGAGACCGCGGTGGTGCTGGACGACGGCACCGAGCTCCCGGCCGATCTGGTGGTCTATGCCACCGGCTATGGCTCGATGAATGGCTGGGTGGCCGACCTGATCAGCCCCGAGGTGGCCGACCGGGTGGGCAAGGTGTGGGGCCTGGGCTCGGCCACCACCAAGGACCCGGGGCCCTGGGAAGGCGAGCAGCGCAACATGTGGAAGCCCACGCAGCAGCCGGGGCTGTGGTTCCACGGTGGCAATCTGCACCAGTCACGCCACTACTCGCTGTACCTGGCCCTGCAGCTCAAGGCCCGCATGGAGGGGCTGCCGGTGTCGGTCTACGGTCTGCAGGCCGTGCACCACACCCGCTGA
- the guaA gene encoding glutamine-hydrolyzing GMP synthase, with amino-acid sequence MHDKILILDFGSQVTQLIARRVREAHVYCEIHPNDVSDDFIRSFAPKGIILSGSHASTYEDHQLRAPQAVWDLGVPVLGICYGMQTMAVQLGGEVSWSDTREFGYAEVRAHGHTRLLKDVQDFATAEGHGMLKVWMSHGDKVTTLPPGFKLMASTPSCPIAGMANEDKGYYAVQFHPEVTHTVQGAAMLTRFVREIAGCAGDWIMGNYIEEAVAKIREQVGDEEVILGLSGGVDSSVAAALIHRAIGDQLTCVFVDHGLLRLNEGDMVMDMFEGKLHAKVIRVDASELFLGQLAGVTDPEKKRKIIGGLFVDVFKAEAVKLKAGDGGHKGATFLAQGTIYPDVVESGGTKTKKATTIKSHHNVGGLPEQLGLMLLEPLRELFKDEVRELGVALGLPPEMVYRHPFPGPGLGVRILGEVKKEYADLLRRADAIFIDELRSTIEPNSGKSWYDLTSQAFTVFLPVKSVGVMGDGRTYDYVVALRAVQTSDFMTADWAELPYSLLKKVSSRIINEVRGINRVTYDVSSKPPATIEWE; translated from the coding sequence ATGCATGACAAGATCCTGATCCTCGACTTCGGCTCCCAGGTGACCCAGCTGATCGCACGGCGCGTGCGCGAGGCGCATGTCTACTGCGAGATCCACCCGAACGACGTCTCGGACGACTTCATCCGCAGCTTCGCGCCCAAGGGCATCATCCTGTCGGGCAGCCACGCCAGCACCTACGAGGACCACCAGCTGCGCGCGCCGCAGGCGGTATGGGACCTGGGCGTGCCGGTGCTGGGCATCTGCTACGGCATGCAGACCATGGCGGTGCAACTGGGCGGCGAGGTGAGCTGGAGCGACACCCGCGAGTTCGGCTATGCCGAGGTGCGGGCCCATGGCCACACCCGCCTGTTGAAGGACGTGCAGGACTTCGCCACGGCCGAGGGCCACGGCATGCTCAAGGTCTGGATGAGCCACGGCGACAAGGTCACGACCCTGCCGCCGGGCTTCAAGCTGATGGCCAGCACCCCCAGCTGCCCCATCGCCGGCATGGCCAACGAGGACAAGGGCTACTACGCCGTCCAGTTCCACCCCGAGGTGACCCATACGGTGCAGGGCGCGGCCATGCTGACCCGCTTCGTGCGCGAGATCGCCGGCTGTGCGGGCGACTGGATCATGGGCAACTACATCGAGGAAGCGGTCGCGAAGATCCGCGAGCAGGTGGGCGACGAGGAAGTGATCCTCGGCCTGTCCGGTGGCGTCGATTCGAGCGTGGCTGCGGCCCTGATCCACCGTGCCATCGGTGACCAGCTGACCTGCGTCTTCGTGGACCACGGCCTGCTGCGCCTGAACGAGGGCGACATGGTGATGGACATGTTCGAGGGCAAGCTGCACGCCAAGGTGATCCGCGTCGATGCCAGCGAGCTGTTCCTGGGCCAACTGGCCGGCGTGACCGACCCCGAGAAGAAGCGCAAGATCATCGGCGGCCTGTTCGTCGATGTCTTCAAGGCCGAGGCGGTCAAGCTGAAGGCGGGCGACGGTGGCCACAAGGGCGCGACGTTCCTGGCCCAGGGCACCATCTACCCGGACGTGGTGGAGAGCGGCGGCACCAAGACCAAGAAGGCCACCACCATCAAGAGCCACCACAACGTGGGCGGCTTGCCCGAGCAACTGGGCCTGATGCTGCTGGAGCCGCTGCGCGAGCTGTTCAAGGACGAGGTGCGCGAGCTGGGCGTGGCCCTGGGCCTGCCGCCGGAGATGGTCTACCGCCATCCCTTCCCGGGCCCGGGCCTGGGCGTGCGCATCCTGGGCGAGGTGAAGAAGGAATACGCCGACCTGCTGCGCCGGGCCGATGCCATCTTCATCGACGAGCTGCGCTCCACCATCGAGCCGAATTCCGGCAAGAGCTGGTACGACCTGACCAGCCAGGCCTTCACGGTCTTCCTGCCGGTCAAGAGCGTGGGCGTGATGGGCGACGGCCGCACCTACGACTACGTGGTGGCCCTGCGCGCGGTGCAGACCAGCGACTTCATGACCGCGGACTGGGCCGAGCTGCCCTACAGCCTGCTCAAGAAGGTTTCCAGCCGCATCATCAACGAGGTGCGCGGCATCAACCGCGTCACCTACGACGTCTCGAGCAAACCGCCCGCCACCATCGAGTGGGAGTGA
- a CDS encoding TCR/Tet family MFS transporter — protein sequence MRPMSTAENPQSTPRQRTAAMPFIMLTVLIDMVSIGLIIPVLAPLVGTFTGSQTDQAFWYGMVSLAFGVANFFGSPVLGAASDHFGRRPVLLLGFTGLALSFFVTGLATAVWMLIAVRLVSGALQANAAVAQAYVADISAPSERAKRFGMLGATFGMGFVLGPVMGGLLGHISLHLPFFVAGGLAIVNAIYGVFVLPESLPKERRVPIDWRKANPLASLRRLGETEGIGTLVAVIGLSSLAQFILHTTWVLYTTFKFGWGPKENGWSLFAIGVMAVLVQGGLIRVAVKRMAPQRIAVIGLVSSAICYLLWGLANQGWMMYAIIVLDIFGMMVSTTLQTVVSTAVDEHSQGRTLGSVASLNSLTAVAAPVIGSFLLQLTAHFPRGDWRIGAPFYLCAALQVLATVLAIQHFRRHPSPLKPTEAEAAPT from the coding sequence ATGCGTCCGATGAGCACAGCCGAGAACCCGCAAAGCACTCCTCGCCAGCGGACGGCCGCGATGCCGTTCATCATGCTGACCGTCTTGATCGACATGGTGTCGATCGGGCTCATCATCCCGGTGCTGGCGCCCCTGGTGGGCACGTTCACGGGCTCGCAGACCGACCAGGCCTTCTGGTACGGCATGGTCAGCCTGGCCTTCGGGGTGGCCAACTTCTTCGGCTCGCCGGTGCTGGGCGCCGCGTCCGACCACTTCGGCCGCCGGCCGGTGCTGCTGCTGGGCTTCACCGGCCTGGCGCTGAGCTTCTTCGTCACCGGCCTGGCTACGGCGGTGTGGATGCTGATCGCCGTGCGGCTGGTCAGCGGCGCGCTGCAGGCCAATGCGGCGGTGGCCCAGGCCTATGTGGCCGACATCTCCGCGCCCAGCGAGCGGGCCAAGCGTTTCGGCATGCTGGGGGCCACCTTCGGCATGGGCTTCGTGCTTGGTCCGGTGATGGGTGGGCTGCTGGGGCACATCAGCCTGCATCTGCCCTTCTTCGTGGCCGGCGGGCTGGCCATCGTGAACGCGATCTACGGCGTGTTCGTGCTGCCCGAATCGCTGCCCAAGGAGCGGCGGGTGCCCATCGACTGGCGCAAGGCCAATCCGCTGGCATCGTTGCGGCGGCTGGGCGAGACCGAGGGCATCGGCACCCTCGTGGCGGTCATCGGCCTGTCCAGTCTGGCCCAGTTCATCCTGCACACCACCTGGGTGCTTTACACCACCTTCAAGTTCGGCTGGGGCCCCAAGGAGAACGGCTGGTCGCTGTTCGCCATCGGCGTGATGGCCGTGCTGGTGCAGGGCGGGCTGATCCGCGTGGCGGTCAAGCGCATGGCGCCGCAGCGCATCGCCGTGATCGGCCTGGTGTCCTCGGCCATCTGCTACCTGCTGTGGGGCCTGGCCAACCAGGGTTGGATGATGTACGCCATCATCGTGCTCGACATCTTCGGCATGATGGTCAGCACCACGCTGCAGACGGTCGTGTCCACCGCGGTGGACGAGCATTCCCAGGGGCGCACCCTGGGTTCGGTGGCCTCGCTCAACAGCCTGACCGCCGTGGCTGCGCCGGTGATCGGCTCCTTCCTGCTGCAGCTGACCGCCCATTTCCCGCGCGGGGACTGGCGCATCGGGGCCCCGTTCTATCTGTGCGCCGCACTGCAGGTGCTGGCCACCGTGCTGGCCATCCAACACTTCCGCCGCCATCCCTCTCCGCTCAAGCCCACCGAGGCCGAGGCGGCTCCCACCTGA